The Chthoniobacterales bacterium DNA window CCGTCTTGATCGTGGTGGTGTAAACCGGCACCGCAATGCCGACGAGAATGCCGATGATGGTGATGACTACGAGGAGTTCGACCAATGTAAACGCGCCGCTCGGAGTGCGACGCAGCGAGACGGAAGCGCGAGGTGTGAGAGTGAGACGGGAATGTGTTTTCATGGGATGCATTTTGTTTGGGGTTGTGGACGTCTGGGAGACATCCGATGTTGCATCCAATGAAGCAGGGCGATGTTACCGATTGGTTACCGCCGCGTCCGTTTTTAGTGATTTCTAAGCTTTGCGCATGTCCTCACCACGGCGAAGCGACTTTTCCCCATGCACAGACCATTTCTAACTTCCTAACCTCGCGGTGGCGGAAGGCTTGAGGACTTGCCTCGTGATGGAAATGCAACTCCGCTCTTTACTCCGCCGTGAGGGCGGCGCGGGAGTCGGCGAACTGGCTTTTCTCGATGAAGTAATCGTAGCCGCCGGGATAGCTCTTAATCGTACCGTTGTTTACGTGGATGACGCGGTTGGCGAGCTTGCGGATGAAATGCACGTCGTGGCTGATGAAAACCAAAGTCCCGGCGTAGGCTTCGAGGGCGAGGATGAGCGACTCGACGGTGTGGATGTCGAGGTGGGTCGTCGGCTCGTCCATGAGGAGGAGGTTGGGCGGGTTGACGAGAAATTTGATGAGGTTAAGCCGGCTTTTTTCGCCGCCGCTGAGGACTTTGGTTTTCTTGTAGATGTCGTCTTTGCGGAAAAGGAAGGAGCCGAGAATGCCGCGGGCGTCGTCCTCGCGGAGTTCGCCGTTGCTAGCTAATACTTCGTCGAGCACGGAGGCGTCGGGGTTGAGAGTGTCGGCGCGATATTGGGAGAAGTAGCCGATGACGGCGTTGTGGCCGAGATTGCGGGTGCCGCGTTGAAATTCGAGGTTGCCCGCGAGGATCTTGAGCAACGTCGATTTTCCCGCGCCGTTCGGGCCGACGAGCACGGTGCGTTCGCCGCGTTCGATGGTGAGGTCGAGCCCAGTGTAAACTTTGTGTTCGCCGTAAGCCTGGTGGATGCCTTCGAGGGAAATGGCGCGCTGGCCACCGCGCGGCGGCTCGGGAATGTGGAAGCGGAAGGGCTTCTTCGGCGGGAGTGGTTTCTCGATTTTTTCCATGCGCTCGATCTGCTTGATCTTGCTCTGGGCTTGTGACGCTTTGGAAGCGACTTGGCGGAAGCGGTCGTAGAATTCCTGGAGGTTTTCGATTTCTTTCTGCTGGTTTTTGTAGGCGGCGAGTTGCTGATCGTAGGCGGCGTCGCGCTGGGTGAGAAAAGCGGTGTAGTTGCCGGTGTAGGAAATGAGGCGCTTGTCGGAAATGTCGTAGATTTTCTCAGCGAGATCGTCCATGAACTGGCGGTCGTGCGAGATCATGAGGACGGCGCCGGAATACGACTTCAAGTGGGCTTGCAACCAGAGGAGGGAAACGAGGTCGAGGTGGTTCGTCGGCTCGTCGAGCAGGAGCAAATCGGGCTCCATCGAGAGCAGGCGCGACAAGTGCGCGCGCATCACCCAGCCGCCGGACATCTCGCGGGCGGGACGATTGAAATGTTCCTCCTTAAAACCGAGGCCGCGGAGGATTTTCTTGGCCTTGGCCTCGATCTGCGGATCGATCAACGCCTCGTGCTTGGCGTGCGCTTCGAGGTATTCGGGGCCTTCCACAGTGCCCGCTTTTTCCAATCGACTGAGAGTCGATTCGAGCGCCTGGATTTCCCCGGCCTGGCCGGTGGCGACTTGCAGAACGGTCTCGTCGCCAATCGGCTCCGACTCCTGCGGGAGATAGCCGATCATGGTCCATTCATCGCGGTCAATGGCACCGGAGTCGGCCTCGTTTTTGCCGAGAATGACGGAGAACAAAGTGGATTTTCCCGCTCCGTTGGGCCCAACCAGGGCGACGCGTTCGCCGTAATTGACCTGGAGCGAGGCGTTTTCAAAAAGGGTGCGGCCTCCTACGGAGACTTTGAGATCGCGAATAGTGAGCATGGGGCGGGAAACTACGGGATGAGGCGGAAACCTGAAAGCTGAAACTTGAAAGCGGATGGCACTCATTTCCGCATTAGAAAACTCTAATTCGTCAGAAGCCATTTCTCTAATCTTTGGCCCGTAGGGTGCGGAAATGAAGAAGCACATTCGGCCAGCCTTGCCTCAGGAAACAGCATGATCTCATTACCCAATCCACTTCACCCGGCGATTGTCCATTTTCCCATTG harbors:
- a CDS encoding ABC-F family ATP-binding cassette domain-containing protein, producing MLTIRDLKVSVGGRTLFENASLQVNYGERVALVGPNGAGKSTLFSVILGKNEADSGAIDRDEWTMIGYLPQESEPIGDETVLQVATGQAGEIQALESTLSRLEKAGTVEGPEYLEAHAKHEALIDPQIEAKAKKILRGLGFKEEHFNRPAREMSGGWVMRAHLSRLLSMEPDLLLLDEPTNHLDLVSLLWLQAHLKSYSGAVLMISHDRQFMDDLAEKIYDISDKRLISYTGNYTAFLTQRDAAYDQQLAAYKNQQKEIENLQEFYDRFRQVASKASQAQSKIKQIERMEKIEKPLPPKKPFRFHIPEPPRGGQRAISLEGIHQAYGEHKVYTGLDLTIERGERTVLVGPNGAGKSTLLKILAGNLEFQRGTRNLGHNAVIGYFSQYRADTLNPDASVLDEVLASNGELREDDARGILGSFLFRKDDIYKKTKVLSGGEKSRLNLIKFLVNPPNLLLMDEPTTHLDIHTVESLILALEAYAGTLVFISHDVHFIRKLANRVIHVNNGTIKSYPGGYDYFIEKSQFADSRAALTAE